In Planctobacterium marinum, the DNA window CAGGATTTAATTCTGGCAGCACTATCTGGTTTACAAAAATTGGATGGCAAAGTCATTGAGGAAATTCTGGAGGCGTATTGTCAATGCAGTAGCTTTGATGAGCGGTTGCTGCATTAGATGCCCCGAGCATAAAAGCTGCGAGGCACTCAAAAGGCGTATTATGCTGGCACGGGTTTAGCTGTTAACTCACCGCTGCCAGACTTGGCTTTGGTCGAGATTGTACCCCCTGCCCTGATTGTTCAATAAACCAGGTTAACTCTTTAATGCAGTGCTTAAGTACCGGGTTAAGCCGCACGTTTTTGCCGTTCAGCACGTAAAGCTGGTGTTCAAACTGGAACTGCTCTTGTGCCACAGGCACAATAAACTCCTGCATTTCCGGGGTCACAAGGTAATCCGGTAATAAACCAATGTACTCGCCCGTCATGATAGCCGAGCGGCAGGATTCCCAACAGTCTGACCAGATTTTAACTGATAACCTTTGGCCATCGCGCACGTAATTTCCCGATGACAGGCCGGACATCCCTACAGCTGGGAAGTCCTCAAGCGCAACCTCTTTCAAACTATCTACTTTTGAAAGGATATGACTTTTCGCACAATACAACTTACCGGTAACACTTGTGTTAATCTCGTTAAAGTTTACCGATTCAGGCTTGACTAAGTCATAACAAGACAATACCAGGTGACACTCGCCAGAAAGCGCAACATGCTCTATTTCCTGATATTGGCGAGTCTGAATATTTACATGTATATCGTCGAATTTTTTCATGGTGCTTTGTACCGCTTTTGCTACGGCAGCCATAACGCCCGATGAGAGAGAGGATTGCACCACCAGAGTAATGTGGCCGGAGTAATCGTCGTGTAAACTTTTCAGATTAAACACAAAATTATCAAAAGCACTGAAAATGCGCTTAGTTTCCTGATATACAATTTCACCTTCTTTGGTTAACTGAAAGCCGCCTCGTCCTCGTTGGCACAAAATCAAATCCAACCTTTCTTCCAGCTTTTTGATTGCCGCACTAATGTTAGGTCTTTGCATACGTAACACAGGTTCAGCTGCGGTAAATCCATTACACGATGCTACGGCAAAAAACACCCTTAACAGCTTAATATCGGATTCCTGAAGACGATTTAACATGATACTCACCACTTTTATCTATAACTGATGCAGATAAAGCCACACCAAACGTATTTGATTTTATACTAATTCACGAAACCTGAAGTTGCCCTAGTGATGGCTTCAAATTGTGAAGTAGCACTACAAATCCGTGCAAATGTGTAGAGTTATTTAACCCAAATGGCTGTTTTGAGTAGTATAATTCCAGTTTATGAGCGCTGAACCACTTGTGAGCGCAACGCTTCTACCTGGTCTCGAACCGCGGCTGCTTGTTCAAACTCCAGATTCTGAG includes these proteins:
- a CDS encoding LysR family transcriptional regulator, which gives rise to MLNRLQESDIKLLRVFFAVASCNGFTAAEPVLRMQRPNISAAIKKLEERLDLILCQRGRGGFQLTKEGEIVYQETKRIFSAFDNFVFNLKSLHDDYSGHITLVVQSSLSSGVMAAVAKAVQSTMKKFDDIHVNIQTRQYQEIEHVALSGECHLVLSCYDLVKPESVNFNEINTSVTGKLYCAKSHILSKVDSLKEVALEDFPAVGMSGLSSGNYVRDGQRLSVKIWSDCWESCRSAIMTGEYIGLLPDYLVTPEMQEFIVPVAQEQFQFEHQLYVLNGKNVRLNPVLKHCIKELTWFIEQSGQGVQSRPKPSLAAVS